TTTGGCTTTCCGAGCATATTTTGCTTTTGCAGCTTCTAACCTCACCAATTCAAAAACAGGACTTCCTAGCGGCGCTGTTTTTGGTTTTTGGAGGATGTTATTCAAACTCCTTCAAGATGAAAAAGTAACCCATATTGCCTTTACATTTGATCCCGGCACAAGACTCGAAAGAAACGATTTATACGAGGATTATAAAGCCCATAGGAAACCAATGCCAGAGGATCTAAAACCCCAGATCCATACAATCTATGAGATGTTAAAAGCTTTGGAATTTCCAATGTACAAAATGGATGGAATCGAAGCTGACGATATCATTGGATCCTTATGCAAAAAATTTGGTAAAGATTTTGAAGAAATCGTAATTCTTTCAAGTGATAAAGATTTATACCAAGTCCTCGACAAAAACATACACATGTTACGTGGGAAAAGAGGAGTTTCCGAATTTGAAAAGATAGATCCAAAATGGGTGGAAACCAATATCGGAATCACCAAAGAACAAGTGCCCGACTATATGGGACTACTCGGAGATGCGTCTGATAATATTCCAGGTGTCAAAGGTGTTGGAGAAAAAGGTGCAGCTAAGCTCATCCAAGAATTTGGAAACTTAGAAACTATTTATAAAAAATTAGACCAGGTAAAAAACAAATCACTTATTGATAAGTTAGCAGCTGACAAAGAAAATGCTTTTTTATCGAGAAAACTCGCTACCATTGTTACTAACCTCAAACTTGATATCAAAAAGAATGATCTCAAACTTCCGAACTATCATGAACCTGCAAAGGTTCAATATTTTAAGGATGAAGGATACAATGTCCTTCACCGTGATCTTGCTAAACAAGCAGGGATTCCAATCGCAAGTGACGGAGATTCCAAAGATAAAAGTGCCGAAAAAGAACCAACCAAAAAAGGTAAAAAATCAACAAAAGACGTAGTAGATGCAGAGACAGAAAATAAACCGAACAAAGGTTCTGCGGTAACAAAAAAGAACTACAAACGAATCCAAACCTTGGATGAATTAAAAAAAATTGTAGCAAAACTCGATCCAAAAAAACCGATCTCGGTAGATACAGAAACTACTTCCCAAGATCCAATGCTTGCTGAATTACTCGGTCTGTCCTTTTCCCAGGAACCTGGTGTTGGTTATTATATTGCTTTCTCACATCCTGAATCCATTTATAGTCACCTACTCCCTTCTCCTGAAGAAGGACTTGGTGTTTTAAAACCAATGCTCTCTGATTCCAAATGGAAAAAAGTGGGGCAGAACATCAAATATGATTTATTAGTACTTCGCAATTACGGTGTGGAGCTTGCCGGAATTCATTTTGATACCATGCTTGCCTCTTACCTTTTAAATCCAGGGGAACGACGCCATAATATGGATGATATGGCCGTCGACTATTTAAATTACAAAACCATCA
This genomic stretch from Leptospira meyeri harbors:
- the polA gene encoding DNA polymerase I encodes the protein MSGRLLIIDGHALAFRAYFAFAASNLTNSKTGLPSGAVFGFWRMLFKLLQDEKVTHIAFTFDPGTRLERNDLYEDYKAHRKPMPEDLKPQIHTIYEMLKALEFPMYKMDGIEADDIIGSLCKKFGKDFEEIVILSSDKDLYQVLDKNIHMLRGKRGVSEFEKIDPKWVETNIGITKEQVPDYMGLLGDASDNIPGVKGVGEKGAAKLIQEFGNLETIYKKLDQVKNKSLIDKLAADKENAFLSRKLATIVTNLKLDIKKNDLKLPNYHEPAKVQYFKDEGYNVLHRDLAKQAGIPIASDGDSKDKSAEKEPTKKGKKSTKDVVDAETENKPNKGSAVTKKNYKRIQTLDELKKIVAKLDPKKPISVDTETTSQDPMLAELLGLSFSQEPGVGYYIAFSHPESIYSHLLPSPEEGLGVLKPMLSDSKWKKVGQNIKYDLLVLRNYGVELAGIHFDTMLASYLLNPGERRHNMDDMAVDYLNYKTITYDELVGTGKKKQNLYDIDPERVSEYACEDADITFQLHNVLSPKMEEGIHKKLFYEIEMPVLLTLADMEFEGISVEKGYFESLSKTFEAKIKEHEKNIHFYAGRQFNINSTKELQTVLFEDLRLPAEKKTQTGYSTDHSVLESLQGTHPIIDDLLEIRKFSKLKSTYTDTLPTLINPKTGRIHTSYNQTIAATGRLSSTNPNLQNIPIKDEEGRLLRKGFIAKKGFEILSLDYSQIELRIMAHFANDPQMMDAYKSGVDIHKRTAAGIFGVPEDKVTPDMRNKAKVVNFSVIYGVTSFGLSNNLRISRKEAKEFIEKYFATYKGVQTYMEEIVEFCKEHGYVETLLGRRRYLPDIHSKHKMASEAAKRVAINSPIQGTSADMIKLAMIQIHNKIKKNGYRSKLLLQVHDELVFEVDPKEKKEFYQMAKDEMESAMKLKVPIVAQGKFGGNWDEAH